Proteins encoded within one genomic window of Haladaptatus sp. QDMS2:
- a CDS encoding 3-dehydroquinate synthase II, with protein MTRSVWLKADDTVGDWEARRKRITAGLEAGVDWVLVDSEDVAKVRELGQVNVAAFTNGDVHVMDAEPEGIEDLPDATIVGKEGEGDGTVDLPNDFSGSADLSTLRRSDDRAHGAYVRILNKDYESFAEAAAQDADYTIVIGEDWTIIPLENLIARIGEETELVAGVQTAAEAKTAFETLELGADAVLLDTDDPDEIRRTVEVRDDAARESLDLQWATVTAIEQTGSADRVCVDTGSLFEHDEGMLVGSMSRGLFFVHAETAESPYVASRPFRVNAGAVHAYVRTPDGGTKYLAELKSGDEVQVVDTAGHTREAIVGRAKIEKRPMFRVEAETENGDRIETLLQNAETIKVATAEGRKAVTDLAVGDEVKIYYEDTARHFGEAVEESIIEK; from the coding sequence ATGACACGCTCCGTTTGGCTCAAAGCCGACGACACCGTCGGCGACTGGGAGGCGCGCCGGAAACGAATCACCGCTGGGCTCGAGGCCGGCGTCGACTGGGTACTCGTAGACAGCGAAGACGTCGCGAAGGTTCGCGAACTCGGCCAGGTGAACGTCGCGGCGTTCACAAACGGCGACGTCCACGTCATGGACGCAGAACCCGAAGGCATCGAGGACCTACCCGACGCGACCATCGTCGGCAAGGAAGGCGAAGGTGACGGAACCGTCGACCTGCCAAACGACTTCTCCGGGTCTGCTGACCTCTCTACACTGCGGCGCAGCGACGACCGCGCTCACGGTGCGTACGTCCGCATTCTGAACAAGGACTACGAGTCGTTCGCCGAGGCCGCCGCCCAGGACGCAGACTACACCATCGTCATCGGCGAGGACTGGACCATCATCCCGCTCGAAAACCTCATCGCCCGCATCGGCGAGGAGACGGAACTCGTCGCGGGCGTCCAAACAGCCGCAGAGGCGAAGACGGCCTTCGAGACGCTCGAACTCGGCGCAGACGCCGTGTTGCTCGACACCGACGACCCCGACGAGATTCGTCGCACGGTCGAAGTGCGCGACGACGCCGCCCGTGAGTCGCTCGACCTCCAGTGGGCGACCGTCACCGCCATCGAACAGACGGGGTCCGCAGACCGCGTCTGCGTCGACACGGGGTCGCTGTTCGAACACGACGAGGGGATGTTGGTCGGCAGCATGAGCCGCGGCCTCTTTTTCGTCCACGCGGAGACCGCAGAGTCGCCGTACGTCGCCTCTCGCCCGTTCCGCGTGAACGCTGGGGCGGTCCACGCCTACGTCCGGACGCCAGACGGCGGCACGAAGTACCTCGCGGAACTCAAAAGCGGCGACGAGGTGCAGGTCGTCGATACGGCGGGACACACCCGCGAGGCCATCGTCGGCCGGGCGAAAATCGAGAAGCGCCCGATGTTCCGGGTCGAAGCCGAGACAGAAAACGGCGACCGCATCGAGACGCTCCTGCAGAACGCAGAGACCATCAAGGTCGCCACCGCCGAAGGCCGCAAGGCGGTCACGGACCTCGCGGTCGGCGACGAGGTGAAAATCTACTATGAGGACACGGCTC
- a CDS encoding 2-amino-3,7-dideoxy-D-threo-hept-6-ulosonate synthase has translation MSIGKTARLERIGTRGRYVIVPMDHGITLGAVQGLKDIESTIDAVTRGGADCVLTQKGIAPRVHANKNDKGYVVHLNASTTIGPDENDKRMTSTVEDAVRAGADAVSLHINVGSDHEPKQMEDLARVTSEADRLGIPVLAMTYARGPGIDEHDAEALGHAVRFGEELGADIIKTAYSGDPESFRHVTESTRLPVVIAGGSRGTDLETIEMVRGAMDGGAAGVSMGRSIFQHENPEAIARAVADVVHNDAPAADALERAGLAVKA, from the coding sequence ATGAGTATCGGAAAAACAGCTCGTCTCGAGCGAATCGGCACACGGGGTCGATACGTCATCGTCCCTATGGACCACGGCATTACACTCGGGGCCGTACAGGGCCTCAAAGACATCGAATCGACCATCGACGCGGTGACACGCGGCGGCGCAGATTGCGTCCTCACCCAGAAGGGAATCGCCCCCCGCGTCCACGCGAACAAGAACGACAAAGGCTACGTCGTCCACCTCAACGCTTCTACGACAATCGGTCCCGACGAAAACGACAAACGCATGACGAGCACCGTCGAAGACGCAGTTCGCGCCGGCGCTGACGCCGTCTCGTTGCACATCAACGTCGGGTCAGACCACGAACCGAAACAGATGGAAGACCTCGCACGGGTCACCTCCGAGGCTGACCGACTCGGCATCCCTGTCCTTGCGATGACCTACGCACGCGGCCCCGGCATCGACGAACACGACGCAGAAGCCCTCGGCCACGCCGTCCGCTTCGGCGAAGAACTCGGCGCGGACATCATCAAGACGGCCTACTCGGGCGACCCCGAAAGCTTCCGTCACGTCACCGAATCGACCCGCCTCCCCGTCGTCATCGCCGGCGGCTCCAGAGGAACTGATTTAGAAACCATCGAGATGGTCCGCGGCGCGATGGACGGCGGCGCGGCCGGCGTCTCAATGGGTCGGTCTATCTTCCAGCACGAGAACCCAGAGGCCATCGCCCGCGCCGTCGCGGACGTGGTACACAACGACGCACCCGCCGCGGACGCGCTCGAACGCGCCGGCCTCGCCGTTAAAGCCTGA